A portion of the Algisphaera agarilytica genome contains these proteins:
- the mnmA gene encoding tRNA 2-thiouridine(34) synthase MnmA, which translates to MPKNGKKVLVAMSGGVDSSVVAALLQQEGYEVVGCFMRLGSDDSIEAADGYDNMAPCPVPGDTGGGDIALPQVKKHKQGCCSVNDAGDARHVAAILGIPFYVMNFKKDFGRIIDYFVDEYNAGRTPNPCVRCNDWLKFGKLHQYAKSIDCDYVASGHYARISRGLRSGATKPRTGEASGARLLRGVDRSKDQSYVLFGSPRDRLDHMLLPIGEMQKSEVRQIADDLDLPVFNKPDSQEICFVPDNDYAKLVERRTEGGFDTGDILDTDGNVLGQHDGQQHFTLGQRRGIGVAVGKPIYVVDKDPATNTVTVGGKDDLLAVGCTASQTNWLIDPSDVPTDWRDCEVKVRYNSPPTPGRVRVTGDDALEVAFTDPVSAVTPGQAVVCYDGDTVLGGGWIDAVQK; encoded by the coding sequence ATGCCCAAGAACGGTAAAAAAGTGCTCGTTGCCATGTCCGGCGGCGTCGATTCGTCCGTGGTCGCGGCCCTGCTCCAACAGGAGGGGTACGAGGTCGTGGGCTGCTTCATGCGCCTGGGCAGCGACGATTCGATCGAAGCGGCCGACGGCTACGACAACATGGCTCCGTGCCCTGTCCCCGGTGATACGGGCGGGGGGGACATTGCGTTACCGCAAGTCAAAAAACACAAGCAGGGCTGCTGCTCGGTGAACGACGCGGGAGACGCCCGCCACGTCGCCGCGATCCTGGGCATCCCGTTCTACGTGATGAACTTCAAGAAGGACTTCGGCCGGATCATCGACTACTTCGTCGATGAGTACAACGCCGGGCGGACGCCCAACCCCTGCGTCCGCTGCAACGACTGGCTGAAGTTCGGCAAGCTGCACCAATACGCCAAGAGCATCGACTGCGATTACGTCGCCAGCGGCCACTACGCCCGCATCAGCCGTGGGCTGCGGAGTGGAGCGACAAAGCCCCGGACCGGCGAAGCGTCTGGTGCCCGCCTGCTCCGCGGCGTCGACCGCTCCAAAGACCAGTCCTACGTCCTCTTCGGCAGCCCGCGCGACCGCCTCGACCACATGCTCCTGCCCATCGGCGAGATGCAGAAATCCGAGGTCCGCCAGATCGCCGACGACCTGGACCTGCCGGTGTTCAACAAGCCCGACAGCCAGGAGATATGCTTCGTCCCCGACAACGACTACGCCAAGCTCGTCGAGCGCCGCACCGAGGGCGGCTTCGACACCGGCGATATCCTCGACACCGACGGCAACGTGCTCGGCCAACACGACGGCCAGCAGCACTTCACCCTCGGCCAGCGCCGCGGCATCGGCGTCGCCGTGGGCAAGCCGATCTACGTCGTCGACAAAGACCCCGCCACCAACACCGTCACCGTCGGCGGCAAGGACGACCTGCTCGCCGTGGGCTGTACCGCGAGCCAGACCAACTGGCTCATCGACCCCAGCGACGTCCCGACCGACTGGCGCGACTGCGAGGTAAAGGTCCGCTACAACTCCCCGCCCACCCCCGGCCGGGTCCGCGTCACCGGCGACGATGCCCTCGAAGTCGCCTTCACCGACCCGGTCAGCGCCGTCACCCCCGGCCAGGCCGTGGTCTGCTACGACGGCGACACCGTCCTCGGCGGGGGCTGGATCGATGCGGTCCAAAAATAG
- a CDS encoding heavy-metal-associated domain-containing protein encodes MCLSLLVGCASTPDSASEGVTKPACSNCAAGTECKNCDAKSASEACTVCVASEGKTSCESCAAGKDCASCDAKKKGEHACATCAAGEACTKCTAKQSEAAPAELTMSERVATIDAKGMSCPLCASNIDRRMQKLDGVSWTKIDLGKGQVIVGLEDDTPAPSADELFQAVNDAGYTAGEVTLPEEVVTP; translated from the coding sequence ATGTGCCTGTCGTTACTGGTGGGCTGTGCCTCGACCCCCGACTCGGCCTCCGAAGGCGTGACCAAGCCCGCGTGTTCGAACTGCGCCGCGGGCACCGAGTGCAAGAACTGCGACGCGAAGAGTGCCAGCGAGGCCTGCACGGTTTGCGTCGCGTCGGAAGGCAAAACCAGTTGTGAAAGCTGCGCCGCGGGCAAAGACTGCGCGTCGTGCGATGCCAAGAAGAAAGGCGAACACGCCTGTGCGACCTGTGCCGCCGGCGAAGCCTGCACCAAATGCACGGCCAAGCAATCCGAGGCCGCTCCCGCAGAACTTACGATGTCTGAACGCGTCGCCACCATCGACGCCAAGGGCATGAGCTGCCCGCTGTGTGCGTCCAACATCGACCGCCGGATGCAGAAGCTCGACGGCGTCAGCTGGACCAAGATCGACCTGGGCAAGGGCCAAGTGATCGTCGGCCTCGAAGACGACACCCCCGCGCCCTCGGCCGACGAGTTGTTCCAAGCGGTCAACGACGCGGGCTACACCGCCGGCGAAGTCACCCTGCCTGAAGAAGTGGTGACACCGTGA
- the murB gene encoding UDP-N-acetylmuramate dehydrogenase, whose product MPDSSFTVRPDFLADLNIKHTADAPLGALTWYRTGGHAAILASPSNVAQLSTLVSRCHEEHVPITVLGAGANLLVRDEGVDAVVVRLDDPNFKNITIDEKQGSIVAGAGVDLFKLVPASARAGLDGLVHIAGIPATVGGAVRMNAGGAFGDIGESVKRVQVMSDAGQVYYRDRDDLEFNYRSTNITAPFILEVEFELTPADSDELMKRYKEIYFYKKNSQPMGDKSAGCCFKNPPAEVGATAGQLIDRAGLKGYTVGGASVSELHANFVVAEPGKTTSSDLLAVIDHVQQTIAQRHGIDLEREVVVW is encoded by the coding sequence ATGCCCGACAGCTCTTTCACCGTCCGCCCCGACTTCCTCGCCGACCTGAACATCAAGCACACCGCCGACGCTCCGCTCGGCGCCCTGACGTGGTACCGAACCGGCGGCCACGCCGCGATCCTCGCCTCGCCCAGCAACGTCGCCCAGCTCTCGACTTTGGTGTCACGCTGCCACGAAGAGCACGTGCCGATCACGGTCCTGGGCGCGGGGGCCAACCTGCTCGTGCGCGACGAGGGCGTCGACGCCGTGGTCGTTCGGCTGGACGACCCCAACTTCAAAAACATCACCATCGACGAGAAGCAGGGCAGCATCGTCGCCGGCGCTGGCGTGGACCTGTTCAAACTCGTGCCCGCCTCGGCCCGCGCGGGGCTCGACGGCCTGGTCCACATCGCCGGCATCCCCGCCACCGTCGGCGGGGCGGTCCGCATGAACGCCGGCGGCGCGTTCGGCGACATCGGCGAATCCGTCAAGCGGGTCCAGGTCATGTCCGACGCCGGGCAGGTCTACTACCGCGACCGCGACGACCTGGAGTTCAACTACCGCAGCACCAACATCACCGCGCCGTTCATCCTCGAGGTCGAGTTCGAACTCACCCCCGCCGACTCCGACGAGCTGATGAAACGCTACAAAGAAATCTACTTCTACAAAAAGAACAGCCAACCCATGGGCGACAAGTCCGCCGGCTGCTGCTTCAAGAACCCGCCCGCCGAGGTCGGCGCGACCGCCGGCCAACTCATCGACCGGGCCGGCCTCAAGGGCTACACCGTCGGCGGGGCCAGCGTCTCCGAACTCCACGCAAATTTCGTCGTCGCCGAGCCCGGCAAGACCACCTCGTCCGACCTCCTGGCGGTCATCGACCACGTGCAACAAACCATCGCGCAGCGCCACGGCATCGACCTCGAACGCGAAGTGGTGGTGTGGTAA
- a CDS encoding PspC domain-containing protein has protein sequence MTGNALTRSTDDAMLGGVCSGLAKWLGWDPTLVRVAYVLISFFSAAFPGILVYILLYFVMPDDN, from the coding sequence ATGACAGGTAACGCCCTAACACGATCGACAGACGACGCCATGCTCGGCGGGGTCTGCAGCGGCTTAGCCAAATGGCTGGGCTGGGACCCCACGCTTGTACGGGTGGCCTACGTTTTGATTTCGTTTTTCTCGGCGGCCTTCCCCGGGATACTCGTCTACATCCTGCTGTACTTTGTCATGCCGGATGACAACTGA
- a CDS encoding quinone oxidoreductase family protein, which yields MKAMTIPATGEPSVLTLAELDQPTPGDHDLLIEVHASGLNPVDTKLRSGKFRAPVTFPLVPGFDVSGRVVGIGPEVTRFRPGDAVFASPPLFKPAAHAEYVLVDERLAARKPECLSHVEAAAIPLALLTAWELLYDMAHVSEGQTVLIHAAAGGVGHFAVQLAKARGCVVLGTASSDESFALLDTLGVDHTINYKSEDVEARVMQITEGQGCDAVFDLVGAEVFKASIPLVATRGCLGTIVGIPADAELNPLFLKSASLHAEFMGSTAMNGGTPAHQGGILKQAKAMVEAGTLKPHVSQTFPLEDLAAAHELQASGTATGKLVIKLRD from the coding sequence ATGAAAGCCATGACCATCCCCGCCACCGGCGAGCCGTCGGTGCTGACGCTCGCTGAACTCGACCAGCCCACGCCCGGCGACCACGACCTGCTCATCGAGGTCCACGCCTCGGGGCTCAACCCCGTGGACACCAAGCTCCGCAGCGGCAAGTTCCGCGCCCCGGTGACGTTCCCCCTGGTGCCGGGGTTTGATGTGTCGGGGCGGGTCGTGGGCATCGGCCCCGAGGTGACGCGTTTCCGCCCGGGCGACGCGGTGTTCGCCTCGCCGCCGTTGTTCAAGCCCGCGGCCCACGCTGAGTATGTGCTAGTGGATGAACGCCTGGCGGCCCGCAAACCCGAGTGCCTGTCACACGTCGAGGCGGCGGCGATTCCCCTGGCGCTGCTCACCGCGTGGGAGCTGCTCTACGACATGGCCCACGTTAGCGAAGGCCAGACCGTGCTGATCCACGCCGCGGCCGGGGGCGTCGGGCACTTCGCGGTCCAGCTCGCCAAGGCGCGGGGCTGCGTGGTGCTGGGCACCGCATCGTCGGACGAGTCTTTCGCGCTGCTCGATACGCTCGGCGTCGATCACACGATCAACTACAAATCCGAAGACGTCGAAGCCCGCGTGATGCAGATCACCGAAGGCCAGGGCTGCGACGCGGTGTTCGACCTGGTCGGGGCCGAGGTGTTCAAGGCGAGTATCCCGCTCGTCGCGACGCGTGGCTGCCTCGGCACCATCGTGGGCATCCCCGCCGACGCCGAGCTGAACCCGTTGTTCCTCAAGAGCGCCAGCCTCCACGCCGAGTTCATGGGCAGTACCGCGATGAACGGCGGCACGCCCGCCCACCAGGGCGGCATCCTCAAGCAAGCCAAGGCCATGGTCGAGGCCGGCACGCTCAAACCCCACGTCTCGCAAACCTTCCCCCTCGAAGACCTCGCCGCCGCACACGAACTCCAAGCCAGCGGGACGGCCACGGGCAAGCTGGTCATCAAGTTACGGGATTGA
- a CDS encoding PEP-CTERM sorting domain-containing protein — protein MATTVHDETVDGDLSGAFGSPTGLTFNLGANTVIGGVGTNGNTGATNGSDADYFTFTLGTGQSLDAIVVDSYTSDTNAGDLAFSAYVAGNAFAGQGGGNIDASALFNNTSSNIFPTILPLGEGDHAFWIQQTASGNYFYEITFNVVPEPATAGLLMAGTALAAFGRRRQRLG, from the coding sequence ATGGCGACGACGGTTCACGATGAAACGGTCGACGGCGATCTGTCCGGCGCGTTCGGTTCGCCGACGGGACTCACGTTCAATCTGGGGGCGAACACGGTCATCGGCGGCGTGGGCACGAACGGCAACACGGGTGCCACCAACGGCAGCGACGCCGACTACTTCACCTTCACGCTGGGTACCGGCCAAAGCCTGGACGCGATTGTGGTGGACAGCTACACCAGCGACACCAACGCCGGCGACCTCGCGTTCAGCGCCTACGTCGCGGGCAATGCGTTCGCCGGCCAAGGCGGCGGCAACATCGACGCCTCTGCTCTGTTCAACAACACCAGCTCCAACATCTTCCCGACGATCCTGCCATTGGGTGAAGGCGACCACGCCTTCTGGATCCAACAAACCGCGTCGGGTAACTACTTCTACGAGATCACGTTCAACGTCGTCCCCGAGCCTGCAACTGCGGGCCTCCTCATGGCCGGCACCGCCCTCGCGGCGTTCGGTCGCCGACGCCAACGCCTCGGCTAA
- a CDS encoding lipase family alpha/beta hydrolase, translated as MPTAARLAVCAVLLIATAILVGCTKPIPMPDLGERYDRTAQYHGPDRNPVIVIPGILGSKLTHPPTGTRVWGAFERSAADPGTPEGARLIALPMEMGKPLNELTDDVEPDGSLDTVRLSLFGLPIELQAYAQILGTLGVGGYIDDQLGENGAIDYGTDHYSCFQFDYDWRRDNVENAHKLLEFIQTNRKVVQRNLAEDYGGNPEDYDVKFDIVAHSMGGLLTRYMLRYGDADLPEDGSTLEVTWAGAEHVDRVVLVGTPNAGSISALVQLVDGTKFSPLHSGYSAAVLGTMPSIYQLLPRDRHMRILGPLHGRTEIDEQTGDYSRSHARRIIRPLHFADWQEYNWGLASPKQDAELAKLLPDVEDAAERRAIALDHLEKSLLRAEQFHAALDSPQNLPSNISLTLYAGDGVPTHDIANLDWDGRITNLTQSSGDGTVTRESAVMDERLGTDWQPHLVTPIDWTDVNFLFTDHLGLTADPVFADNVLYLLLESPKTKQSR; from the coding sequence ATGCCCACCGCCGCCCGCCTCGCTGTTTGCGCCGTCCTGCTGATCGCCACCGCGATACTCGTGGGCTGCACCAAACCCATCCCCATGCCCGACCTCGGCGAACGCTACGACCGCACCGCCCAGTACCACGGCCCCGACCGCAACCCCGTCATCGTCATCCCCGGCATCCTCGGGTCCAAACTCACCCACCCCCCCACCGGCACCCGCGTCTGGGGCGCTTTCGAACGCAGCGCCGCCGACCCCGGCACCCCGGAAGGCGCACGCCTCATCGCGCTGCCCATGGAGATGGGTAAGCCACTCAACGAACTCACCGACGACGTCGAGCCCGACGGCTCGCTCGACACCGTCCGCCTCTCGCTCTTCGGCCTGCCCATCGAACTCCAGGCCTACGCCCAGATCCTCGGCACCCTCGGCGTCGGCGGCTACATCGACGACCAACTCGGCGAGAACGGCGCAATCGACTACGGCACCGACCACTACTCCTGCTTCCAGTTCGACTACGACTGGCGACGCGACAACGTCGAAAACGCCCACAAGCTCCTCGAGTTCATCCAGACCAACCGCAAGGTCGTTCAACGGAACCTGGCGGAAGATTACGGCGGCAACCCCGAAGACTACGACGTGAAGTTCGACATCGTCGCCCACTCCATGGGCGGCCTGCTCACCCGCTACATGCTCCGCTACGGCGACGCCGACCTGCCCGAAGACGGCAGCACGCTCGAGGTCACCTGGGCCGGTGCCGAACACGTCGATCGCGTCGTCCTCGTGGGCACGCCCAACGCGGGGTCGATCAGTGCCTTGGTGCAGCTGGTCGATGGCACCAAGTTCTCGCCGCTGCACTCGGGATACTCCGCCGCGGTGCTGGGGACGATGCCTTCGATTTACCAGTTGCTGCCGCGTGATCGTCACATGCGGATTCTTGGCCCTTTGCACGGCAGAACCGAGATCGATGAGCAAACTGGAGATTATTCTCGTTCGCATGCCCGCCGGATCATTCGTCCCCTCCACTTTGCAGATTGGCAGGAGTATAACTGGGGGCTGGCTTCACCCAAGCAAGACGCAGAACTCGCCAAACTCCTGCCTGATGTCGAAGATGCCGCCGAGAGACGTGCTATAGCATTGGATCACTTAGAGAAAAGCCTACTCCGCGCCGAACAGTTCCACGCCGCACTCGATAGCCCACAGAACCTGCCAAGCAACATCTCGCTGACGCTTTACGCGGGTGATGGCGTTCCTACTCACGACATCGCCAATTTGGATTGGGACGGACGTATCACCAATCTCACCCAATCCTCCGGCGACGGCACCGTCACCCGCGAATCAGCCGTGATGGACGAGCGGCTCGGAACCGATTGGCAGCCCCATCTCGTCACCCCAATCGACTGGACGGACGTGAACTTCCTGTTCACCGACCACCTGGGCCTGACCGCCGACCCGGTGTTCGCCGACAACGTGTTGTATCTGCTACTGGAATCCCCTAAGACCAAGCAGAGCCGGTGA
- a CDS encoding sugar phosphate isomerase/epimerase family protein, whose amino-acid sequence MSTQIAAQMYTLRDHCETPSDIAKTCARLKEIGYGAIQASASGFATIAADELKTILDDTGMVCAATHRSYEQLQDHQAEIDYHATIGCTISALGGWGWRGDETKDQWIEFIDDFSALAAKYEGSAMKIGYHNHSHEFAPFGWKDAPDKIDPTSTPYTVLESKLGPAAFFEVDTYWVAHGGGDPAAWLKRFSGRVPAIHVKDMTITGDREHKMCEVGAGNLNWPAILAAAKDAGVQWYIVERDAGDLDPFDSLTISLENLKSWGLS is encoded by the coding sequence ATGTCCACCCAGATCGCAGCCCAGATGTACACCCTCCGCGACCACTGCGAGACCCCGTCGGACATCGCCAAGACCTGTGCCCGGCTCAAGGAGATCGGCTACGGCGCGATCCAGGCCTCGGCCTCGGGTTTCGCGACCATCGCGGCGGATGAACTCAAGACCATCCTCGACGACACCGGCATGGTCTGCGCCGCGACGCACCGGTCCTACGAACAACTCCAGGACCACCAGGCCGAGATCGACTACCACGCGACCATCGGCTGCACCATCTCGGCCCTGGGCGGCTGGGGCTGGCGCGGCGACGAAACGAAAGACCAGTGGATCGAATTCATCGACGACTTCAGCGCCTTGGCCGCGAAGTACGAAGGCTCGGCGATGAAGATCGGCTACCACAACCACAGCCACGAGTTCGCGCCCTTCGGCTGGAAGGACGCCCCGGACAAGATCGACCCCACGTCCACGCCCTACACCGTGCTCGAGTCCAAGCTCGGCCCCGCGGCCTTCTTCGAGGTCGACACCTACTGGGTCGCCCACGGCGGCGGCGACCCCGCGGCCTGGCTCAAGCGGTTCTCCGGCCGGGTCCCCGCCATCCACGTCAAGGACATGACCATCACCGGCGACCGCGAGCACAAGATGTGCGAGGTCGGCGCGGGCAACCTCAACTGGCCCGCCATCCTCGCCGCGGCCAAGGACGCGGGTGTGCAGTGGTACATCGTCGAACGCGACGCGGGGGACCTCGACCCGTTCGACAGCCTCACGATCAGCCTCGAAAACCTCAAATCCTGGGGCCTGAGCTGA
- the rpsU gene encoding 30S ribosomal protein S21: MAIRIKARSGESAEQLMRRFKKLCEKEGLTKDIKKRAYYEKPSERKQRAARKSVNRVVGGNKSRKG; encoded by the coding sequence ATGGCAATCCGAATCAAAGCCCGCAGCGGTGAATCGGCCGAGCAACTGATGCGTCGTTTCAAGAAGCTCTGCGAAAAAGAAGGCCTGACCAAAGACATCAAGAAGCGTGCCTACTACGAGAAGCCCTCTGAGCGCAAGCAACGCGCCGCCCGCAAGAGCGTCAACCGCGTCGTCGGCGGCAACAAGTCGCGCAAGGGCTAA
- a CDS encoding sodium-translocating pyrophosphatase yields the protein MLPNLSLLAAVALPPAYFLAPAGAVIALVFALLFYKGFMKQSEGTPEMVRIAQAVRDGAYAYLGKQRNVVAIVFVLLLALLLVLAFGLGLQEKLTPLGVAIAGIFSGLCGYLGMKTATNASARTTEAAKKSLNDGLRVAFRAGAVMGLCVTGFALLDVSVWFFVLTQFFGDTFSLVDITTITLSFAMGASLQALFARVGGGIYTKAADVGADLVGKVEAGIPEDDARNPATIADNVGDNVGDVAGMGADLYESYYGSILAAMALAAAASLRLGLDASQSIALVCAPPALAGLGIVCSVLSIFSVKAKENASFAQLLKSLHAGVWLSSALIIAGSAGLLSWLLGGIEAVNWIGLWGAIVVGLVSGLVIAFGTERYTSYEHKPTQRIAQQSETGSATVIIAGIAEGMISTWVPLLTVVVAIVASFTLAGGNDTFLMGVFGVGIAAVGMLSTLGITLATDAYGPIADNAGGNAEMTHQEPQVRERTDMLDSLGNTTAATGKGFAIGSAALTALALLAAYVITVQAALNKQVQNPFAAGGAYDQVEFTEGVEPSVWYHGNGLFTLNESSSDFAAGVIVADEDLRARTEAFFADKPANERLVAKDWAPDKAFVLAQMTDGEGDFEVKVVPAELVTLPKLMAYYNVTLMNPKVLCGLFLGVMLVFVFCAMTMNAVGRAAYAMMNECRRQFVIMKQGFIADGKTEEELKNPLDWPFETTVDGHKYPDYANCVSISTSGALKEMVVPSVMAVLVPLIVGLLLGVPGVMGLLAGTLVCGFAVAIFMANAGGAWDNAKKFVETGEHGGKGSDNHKATVVGDTVGDPFKDTSGPSLNILIKLVSIVSVVFAGVVVKLSPIVSGWIGLS from the coding sequence ATGCTTCCGAACCTGTCGCTGCTCGCCGCCGTGGCCCTTCCCCCTGCATACTTCCTGGCGCCCGCGGGCGCGGTGATCGCGCTGGTCTTTGCGTTGTTGTTCTACAAAGGGTTCATGAAGCAGAGCGAGGGCACGCCCGAGATGGTGCGGATCGCCCAGGCGGTGCGCGACGGGGCGTACGCTTACCTCGGCAAGCAGCGCAACGTCGTCGCGATCGTGTTCGTGTTGCTGCTGGCGTTGCTGCTGGTGCTGGCGTTCGGGCTGGGCCTGCAGGAAAAACTGACGCCGCTCGGCGTCGCGATCGCCGGCATCTTCTCCGGGCTCTGCGGCTACCTCGGCATGAAGACCGCCACCAACGCCTCGGCCCGCACCACCGAGGCCGCCAAGAAATCGCTCAACGACGGCCTACGCGTCGCCTTCCGCGCCGGGGCGGTCATGGGCCTCTGCGTCACCGGCTTCGCGCTGCTCGACGTGTCGGTCTGGTTCTTCGTGCTCACCCAGTTCTTCGGCGACACGTTCAGCCTCGTCGACATCACCACCATCACCCTCAGCTTCGCGATGGGTGCCTCGCTGCAAGCGCTCTTTGCCCGGGTCGGCGGGGGCATCTACACCAAGGCCGCCGACGTCGGTGCCGACCTCGTGGGTAAAGTCGAGGCGGGCATCCCCGAAGACGACGCGCGTAACCCTGCCACCATCGCGGACAACGTCGGCGACAACGTCGGCGACGTTGCGGGCATGGGGGCCGACCTCTACGAGTCGTACTACGGCTCGATCCTCGCGGCCATGGCCCTCGCCGCCGCCGCGTCGCTCCGTCTCGGGCTCGACGCCTCGCAGTCCATCGCACTGGTCTGCGCCCCGCCCGCGCTCGCGGGCCTGGGCATCGTGTGCTCGGTGCTCTCGATCTTCTCGGTGAAGGCCAAGGAAAACGCCAGCTTCGCGCAGCTGCTCAAGTCGCTGCACGCCGGCGTCTGGCTCAGCTCGGCGCTGATCATTGCCGGTTCCGCGGGCCTGCTGAGCTGGCTGCTCGGCGGCATCGAAGCGGTCAACTGGATCGGCCTGTGGGGCGCGATCGTCGTCGGCCTCGTGTCGGGCCTCGTGATCGCCTTCGGCACCGAACGCTACACGTCCTATGAACACAAGCCCACCCAGCGCATCGCCCAGCAGTCCGAGACCGGCAGCGCTACCGTCATCATCGCCGGCATCGCCGAGGGCATGATCTCCACCTGGGTGCCGCTGCTCACCGTCGTCGTGGCGATCGTCGCCAGCTTCACGCTCGCCGGCGGCAACGACACGTTCCTCATGGGCGTGTTCGGCGTCGGCATCGCCGCGGTCGGCATGCTCAGCACGCTCGGCATCACCCTCGCCACCGACGCCTACGGCCCCATCGCCGACAACGCCGGCGGCAACGCCGAGATGACCCACCAGGAACCCCAGGTCCGCGAACGCACCGACATGCTCGACAGCCTGGGCAACACCACCGCCGCCACCGGCAAGGGCTTCGCCATCGGCTCGGCCGCGCTCACCGCGCTCGCGCTGCTCGCCGCCTACGTCATCACCGTCCAGGCCGCACTCAACAAGCAGGTCCAGAACCCCTTCGCCGCCGGCGGGGCCTACGACCAGGTCGAGTTCACCGAAGGCGTCGAGCCCAGCGTCTGGTACCACGGCAACGGCCTGTTCACGCTCAACGAATCCAGCAGCGATTTCGCCGCCGGCGTCATCGTCGCCGACGAAGACCTGCGGGCCCGCACCGAGGCGTTCTTCGCCGACAAGCCCGCCAACGAACGGCTGGTCGCCAAGGACTGGGCCCCGGACAAGGCGTTTGTGCTCGCCCAGATGACCGACGGCGAAGGCGACTTTGAGGTCAAGGTCGTCCCCGCCGAGCTGGTCACCCTGCCCAAGCTGATGGCCTACTACAACGTCACCCTCATGAACCCCAAGGTCCTCTGCGGCCTGTTCCTCGGCGTCATGCTCGTGTTCGTCTTCTGCGCCATGACGATGAACGCCGTGGGCCGTGCCGCATACGCCATGATGAACGAGTGCCGCCGCCAGTTCGTCATCATGAAGCAGGGCTTCATCGCCGACGGCAAGACCGAAGAAGAACTCAAGAACCCGCTCGACTGGCCGTTCGAAACCACCGTCGACGGCCACAAATACCCCGACTACGCCAACTGCGTGTCGATCTCGACCAGCGGTGCACTCAAGGAGATGGTCGTGCCCTCGGTCATGGCCGTGCTCGTGCCGCTCATCGTCGGCCTGCTGCTGGGCGTGCCCGGCGTGATGGGGCTGCTCGCGGGCACCCTCGTCTGCGGCTTCGCCGTCGCCATCTTCATGGCCAACGCCGGCGGCGCCTGGGACAACGCCAAGAAGTTCGTCGAGACCGGCGAGCACGGCGGCAAAGGCTCGGACAACCACAAAGCCACCGTCGTCGGCGACACCGTCGGCGACCCGTTCAAAGACACCTCCGGCCCGAGCCTGAACATCCTCATCAAGCTCGTCTCCATCGTCTCGGTCGTCTTCGCCGGCGTCGTCGTCAAACTCTCCCCCATCGTCTCCGGGTGGATCGGCTTGAGTTAA
- a CDS encoding LemA family protein produces MIPLIVLGVIVLAFFGWVIGTFNGLVRLRTHTDESWAGIDTELTRRYDLIPNLVEVCKGYAEHEKTVFDQVTQARASAIAEANGVLPQAQRENALTGSLNSLFAVSEAYPDLKASEHFLALQDQLANTEDRIQAARRFYNANVRDLNTRVQQFPSSIIASMFGFTNADYFQVDQAAVRANPQVDLGS; encoded by the coding sequence ATGATTCCTCTCATCGTCCTCGGCGTCATCGTGCTGGCCTTCTTCGGCTGGGTGATCGGGACCTTCAACGGCCTGGTCCGTCTGCGTACACACACCGACGAGTCCTGGGCGGGCATCGACACCGAACTCACGCGGCGCTACGACTTGATCCCGAATCTGGTCGAGGTCTGCAAGGGCTACGCCGAGCACGAAAAGACGGTGTTCGATCAGGTCACCCAGGCCCGCGCCAGCGCCATCGCCGAGGCCAACGGCGTCCTCCCCCAGGCCCAGCGCGAAAACGCATTAACGGGCTCACTCAACTCCCTCTTCGCGGTCAGCGAGGCCTACCCCGACCTCAAAGCCAGCGAACACTTCCTCGCGTTGCAGGACCAGCTGGCCAACACCGAAGACCGCATTCAGGCCGCCCGCCGGTTCTACAACGCCAACGTCCGCGATCTCAACACCCGCGTGCAGCAATTCCCCTCGAGCATCATCGCCTCGATGTTCGGCTTCACCAACGCCGACTATTTCCAGGTTGACCAAGCCGCCGTCCGCGCTAACCCGCAAGTGGATTTGGGTTCCTAA